A single window of Micromonas commoda chromosome 6, complete sequence DNA harbors:
- a CDS encoding umuc-like DNA repair protein, whose product MEGAASAEKRSVEDFRVRVHGGPHPLRAGSEGGATTFGRDDDAGWAPRPPDDANASRRIVAHFDVDAFYSQVEELRDPRLRGRPMAVTQKFLIVTANYAARSAGLKKLMSTTKAKALCPEVALVSGEDLTPYRACAKKVRAALERFGTCEKLGLDECWVDLTAEVDRRIAAGGPASDPPLVGHRHSSEHVVESDNAHRPMDIRAVDPERTNASDGVHHPVPPRCEDGADPDANPDVSDPARERRLRVGAAIAAEARDAVRSATGLRMSAGIAHNKMLAKLVSGLHKPDDQTTLPAGVAAKLVSPLPVRALPGVGHGAERTLVHRGVRTAADLRRVTRSEVCEWLGPRVGRKVHDAAWGVDREEVAPKPAPNFVTCEDSFRSCTTWSSVDAVLAVIAPDLLARMDEEYEDEVERTVGAGALIPAGRAARTLTVKWRDVGPGGKGTGWSRSSASTTMPTLANDRSIDAKRRADALREAATRVLRSELTRGFDLRALNVGAGNFEPKAVTLNKRPGVEAGCVSGSSGIDVGTGRAAPHGSAFAAMNARRDYDRGGGRMSKTEERALSERERGLGGGVFGGGLNGGGGGESSDVFAEPLRDQDEDEEDGDSFYADLADVQRSSAMPSIGRVQSLVPRKRGAEQASLLSFFKGPSKR is encoded by the coding sequence ATGGAGggcgcggcctcggcggagaAGAGGTCGGTGGAAGACTTTCGGGTGAGGGTCCACGGCGGGCCGCATCCGCTCCGCGCGGGGTCcgaggggggcgcgacgacgttcgggagggacgacgacgcgggttgGGCGCCCCGACCGCCCGACGATGCGAACGCCTCCAGAAGGATCGTGGCGCActtcgacgtggacgcgttcTACAGCCAGGTtgaggagctccgcgaccCTCGACTCCGGGGACGACCCATGGCGGTGACGCAAAAGTTCCTCATCGTCACCGCCAACTACGCCGCCAGGAGCGCGGGGTTGAAGAAGTTGATGAGCACGACAAAGGCGAAGGCGCTGTGCCCGGAGGTGGCGCTCGTCAGCGGCGAGGACCTGACGCCGtaccgcgcgtgcgccaagaaggtccgcgccgcgctcgaaaGGTTCGGCACCTGCGAGAAGCTCGGCCTGGACGAGTGCTGGGTGGACCTGAccgccgaggtcgatcggaggatcgccgcgggcggacCTGCGTCGGACCCGCCCCTCGTCGGTCACCGACACTCCTCCGAGCACGTCGTGGAGTCTGACAACGCGCACAGGCCCATGGACATACGCGCGGTGGATCCGGAACGAACGAACGCCAGTGACGGCGTCCATCACCCCGTCCCCCCCAGGTGCGAGGATGGAGCGGACCCGGATGCGAACCCGGATGTgtcggacccggcgcgggagcggcggctcagggtcggcgcggcgatcgccgcggaggccagGGACGCGGTGCGGAGCGCGACCGGCCTTCGAATGTCCGCCGGCATCGCGCACAACAAGATGCTCGCCAAGCTGGTGTCGGGTCTGCACAAGCCGGACGATCAGACGACGCTGCCCGCCGGTGTCGCCGCCAAGCTGGTGTCGCCGCTTCCCGTCAGGGCCCTGCCGGGCGtcgggcacggcgcggagaggacgctcgtgcaccgcggcgttcgcaccgcggcggaccttCGACGCGTCACCAGGTCCGAAGTGTGCGAGTGGCTCGGTCCACGCGTCGGGCGCAAGGTTcacgacgcggcgtgggGCGTGGAcagggaggaggtggcgccgAAACCCGCGCCAAACTTTGTGACGTGCGAGGACTCGTTTCGCTCGTGCACGACGTGGAgctcggtggacgcggtgctcgcggtcatcgcgccggACCTGTTGGCGCGAATGGACGAGGAGTacgaggacgaggtggagcggacggtgggcgccggggcgctgatcccggcgggtcgcgcggcgcggacgctgACGGTGAAGTGGAGGGACGTCGGGCCGGGCGGGAAAGGGACGGGGTGGTCGcggtcgtccgcctcgacgacgatgccgacgctCGCCAACGACCGCTCCATCGACGCAAAGAGGCGAGCGGACGCGctgcgggaggcggcgacgcgcgtgctcCGCTCCGAGCTGACGCGCGGCTTCGACCTCAGGGCGCTcaacgtcggcgccggtaACTTTGAACCGAAGGCGGTAACTTTGAACAAGCGACCCGGAGTTGAAGCGGGTTGTGTTAGCGGTTCAAGCGGGATTGACGTCGGTACCGGACGGGCGGCCCCTCACGggagcgcgttcgcggctATGAACGCCAGGAGGGACTACGATCGAGGCGGGGGTCGGATGAGTAAGACGGAGGAACGCGCGTTGAGCGAGAGGGAGCGAgggttgggcggcggcgtttttgGCGGGGGGttgaacggcggcggcggcggcgagtcatccgacgtcttcgccgagccgcttcgcgatcaggacgaggacgaggaggatggaGACTCGTTCtacgcggacctcgcggacgtTCAGCGGTCGAGCGCGATGCCGTCGATCGGTAGGGTTCAGAGTTTGGTCCCTCGCAAGCGCGGGGCGGAGCAGGCCAGTCTGCTGTCGTTCTTCAAGGGGCCTTCGAAGAGGTAG
- a CDS encoding predicted protein — protein sequence MLLAACVGSEVRPAPTAMPPAADMFRGMSLEDAPHKPQSEPEPEPEPEPEPVYEEEVEFSSFTSPAPASAEEIMFDGMEMAEPAREEASEDFADFASATPEPEVNPEPVADPEPQPEPMVDPEPDSEPEPEPDVENQELEDGFDDPFAAPIENMRMSVSHDDIPSVVPVATADEDAEVEESAAERITAEEEDADKWAAFGDAPTREPEMEVEPEPVVEEDIFGEFESTPPLPVVSEPANTKYDGFTDFATAPPPIESPAASMTPAGSLDDLFGPMDNKPMSMSTEDIPSIVAVEAPTETEVDDDDDDDDGGDGGGGDDDDDDDGFGDFDAAPSPAPSPQLADLSDAPTGEEHARPVAAPEPSIDDLFGAPIEDKPLDMDMFRAPGVVTPSAPTSVDDAFGAFESTPVALETDGADDGSPAFADDAFGIFEQSTAPTPPTQATKDPFAEFASLI from the coding sequence ATGCTCCTGGCGGCGTGCGTGGGGAGTGAGGTGCGGCCCGCGCCCACggcgatgccgccggcggcggacatgTTCCGGGGGATGAGCCTCGAGGATGCTCCCCATAAGCCGCAGTCGGAGCCAGAGCCTGAACCTGAGCCAGAGCCTGAGCCGGTatacgaggaggaggtggaatTTTCGAGTTTCacgtctcccgcgccggcttcggcggAGGAGATCATGTTTGATGGGATGGAGATGGCGGAGCCCGCAAGAGAGGAAGCATCAGAAGATTTCGCAGACTTTGCATCGGCAACTCCGGAGCCCGAGGTGAATCCCGAGCCTGTAGCGGATCCCGAGCCCCAGCCCGAGCCTATGGTAGATCCCGAGCCCGATTCTGAGCCTGAGCCTGAGCCAGACGTGGAGAATCAAGAGCTGGAGGATGGCTTCGACGATCCCTTTGCGGCTCCTATTGAGAACATGCGAATGTCCGTGTCTCATGATGACATCCCTTCGGTGGTTCCagtcgccaccgccgatgAGGATGCAGAGGTTGAGGAGTCGGCGGCTGAAAGAATAacggccgaggaggaggatgccgatAAGTGGGCAGCGTTCGGGGATGCTCCAACACGGGAGCCGGAGATGGAGGTTGAGCCGGAGCCTGTAGTGGAGGAGGATATCTTCGGTGAGTTCGAGTCCACTCCGCCGCTGCCGGTCGTTTCCGAGCCGGCGAACACCAAGTACGACGGGTTCACCGACTTTGCGACTGCACCGCCCCCCATCGAGAGTCCTGCGGCGTCCATGACACCCGCGGGTTCGTTGGACGACCTGTTTGGACCGATGGACAACAAGCCGATGTCGATGTCAACGGAAGATATCCCCTCGATTGTTGCAGTGGAGGCTCCCACAGAAaccgaggtggacgacgacgacgacgacgacgacggcggcgacggcggcggcggcgacgacgacgacgacgacgacgggttcggagatttcgacgcggcgccgtcaccAGCGCCGTCTCCCCAACTCGCGGACTTGTCAGACGCCCCCACGGGAGAGGAACACGCGCGGCCGGTAGCCGCACCCGAGCCGTCAATTGACGACCTGTTTGGTGCGCCCATCGAGGACAAGCCTCTCGATATGGACATGTTCCGAGCGCCCGGGGTCGTCACCCCAtcagcgccgacgtcggTGGATGATGCCTTTGGCGCGTTTGAGTCGACGCCCGTAGCTCTGGAGACAGACGGCGCAGACGACGGATCGCCGGCGTTTGCGGATGACGCCTTTGGAATCTTCGAGCAGTCCACCGCTCCAACGCCTCCGACGCAGGCCACGAAGGACCCTTTCGCCGAGTTTGCTTCGCTCATTTAG
- a CDS encoding predicted protein, which yields MDSERLARVKRKLEALNYDGDLDPKSAPLAEKLVDDLLNATNSYKSLKLRLTKQSKAQDNWEAKLMTLKQENAALLEENSQLRLQLIHNDELCDEKLRRAFAESCKLQRSVTELKFWKEQAIQRNVQFERLHDEIRGRLKSGNYQVVSTEQDAQARMELTAMLDTANIENHWNVNVLISGADDRAAALQERLAHADHELKRMHEEVAAAKAAVASREGEVIRLHSLLDKATDVDHLALKIESETKDALIVALSQQVEELNARIVKTESGREEHE from the coding sequence ATGGATTCTGAACGACTCGCTCGCGTGAAGCGGAAACTCGAGGCGCTGAATTACGACGGCGATTTAGACCCCAAATCAGCCCCTCTCGCTGAGAAGCTCGTTGATGACCTGCTGAATGCCACTAACAGTTACAAGTCGCTCAAGCTGCGCTTGACGAAGCAGAGCAAGGCTCAGGATAACTGGGAGGCAAAGTTGATGACTTTGAAACAGGAAAATGCTGCCCTACTGGAAGAAAATAGTCAATTACGCCTGCAACTGATACACAACGATGAACTATGTGACGAGAAACTTCGCAGAGCCTTTGCTGAATCATGTAAGCTTCAGAGGAGTGTTACCGAGCTCAAGTTTTGGAAAGAGCAGGCCATTCAGCGTAACGTGCAATTCGAGAGACTGCACGACGAGATACGGGGTCGACTCAAATCTGGCAACTACCAGGTTGTATCAACTGAGCAGGATGCGCAGGCTCGTATGGAGCTTACCGCGATGCTCGACACAGCAAACATCGAAAATCATTGGAACGTCAACGTTCTCATTTCAGGTGCAGACGACCGTGCAGCTGCACTGCAGGAGCGCCTTGCACATGCTGATCATGAGCTGAAGCGGATGCACGAGGAAGTTGCGGCAGCAAAAGCAGCAGTTGCGTCGAGAGAGGGCGAAGTAATTCGTCTTCACTCACTCCTTGACAAAGCTACTGATGTCGATCATCTCGCACTCAAAATAGAGTCGGAAACAAAAGATGCTCTAATCGTTGCCCTTTCACAGCAAGTTGAGGAACTCAACGCTCGCATCGTAAAAACTGAATCGGGCCGTGAAGAACATGAATGA
- a CDS encoding cysteine endopeptidase (Peptidase C1A subfamily (MEROPS database nomenclature); composed of cysteine peptidases (CPs) similar to papain, including the mammalian CPs; cysteine endopeptidase): MTRRVILFLAALMLLLVALPGATAARIVPSETLQLKQLRHAAAAKINQLKAALGEKATKEVGSLSDLFHEWTQKHGKTYDSEEEKELRLKIFADNHEFVQKHNAEYENGEHTHFVGLNHLADLTKDEFKKMLGYNAALRASRAPVDASTWEYADVTPPEEIDWVASGAVTPVKNQKQCGSCWAFSTTGAVEGVNAIKTGKLISLSEEELISCSTNGNMGCNGGLMDNGFEWIVNNRGIDTEDGWEYVAKEEKCGFFRRHHRAVAIDGFKDVPSNDEDSLMKAVSQQPVSVAIEADHQSFQLYAGGVYSAKDCGTELDHGVLLVGYGVDPKSTKHKHFWKIKNSWGPAWGEDGYIRIAKGGSGVEGQCGVAMQPSYPTKLGTTPLGEPTLFEKGEELLDKGMDFLQKLAESNGGD; the protein is encoded by the coding sequence ATGACCCGTCGCGTGatcctcttcctcgccgcgctcatgctgctgctcgtcgccctcccaggcgcgaccgcggcgcgcatcgTCCCCTCGGAGACTCTCCAGCTCAAGCAGCtgcgccacgccgccgccgccaagatTAACCAGCTCAAGGCTGCGCTCGGCGAGAAGGCTACGAAGGAGGTTGGATCGCTCAGCGACCTCTTCCACGAGTGGACGCAAAAGCACGGCAAGACGTACgactccgaggaggagaaggagctccgCCTGAAGATTTTCGCGGACAACCACGAGTTCGTCCAGAAGCACAACGCCGAGTACGAGAATGGTGAGCACACCCACTTTGTCGGCTTGAACCACCTCGCGGACCTGACCAAGGATGAGTTCAAGAAGATGCTGGGGTACaacgccgccctccgcgcgtcccgcgcccccgtcgacgcctccACCTGGGAGTACGCCGACGTGACCCCgcccgaggagatcgacTGGGTCGccagcggcgcggtgaccccCGTCAAGAACCAGAAGCAGTGCGGATCGTGCTGGGCGTTTTCCAcaaccggcgccgtcgagggcgtcaaCGCCATCAAGACCGGCAAGCTCATCTCTCTGTCGGAAGAGGAGCTCATCTCGTGCTCCACGAACGGCAACATGGGATGCAACGGAGGCTTGATGGACAACGGGTTCGAGTGGATCGTCAACAACCGCGGCATCGACACCGAAGACGGCTGGGAGTacgtcgccaaggaggagaagtGCGGATTCttccgccgccaccaccgcgccgtcgccatcgacggCTTCAAGGACGTGCCCTCCAACGACGAGGACTCGCTCATGAAGGCTGTCTCCCAGCAGCCCGTGTCCGTGGCCATCGAGGCTGACCACCAGTCCTTCCAGCTGTACGCGGGTGGCGTGTACTCGGCCAAGGACTGCGGCACCGAGCTGGACCACGGCGTCCTCCTGGTCGGCTACGGCGTGGACCCCAAGTCCACGAAGCACAAGCACTTCTGGAAGATCAAGAACTCCTGGGGCCCGGCTtggggcgaggacgggtaCATTCGCATCGCCAAGGGTGGCTCTGGCGTCGAGGGCCAAtgcggcgtcgccatgcAGCCCTCGTACCCGACGAAACTCGGCACCACGCCACTCGGCGAGCCCACCCTCTTcgagaagggcgaggagctcctcgacaaGGGCATGGACTTCCTCCAGAAGCTGGCGGAGTCCAACGGCGGAGACTAA
- the LSM gene encoding like-sm protein (The LSM domain contains Sm proteins as well as other related LSM (Like Sm) proteins): protein MSGGAVDAWQVSAVASLVEELDKKILVVLRDGSKIIGFLRSFDQFANIVLENACERIIVGTSFSDIPLGLYIVRGENVVLMGDIDETIETEGLTEVSNEEIKREREAEKAADKFKGEMLKRMDFLED from the coding sequence ATGTCCGGTGGCGCCGTTGACGCCTGGCAAgtctccgcggtggcgtcgctcgtggaggagctcgacaaGAAGATCCTCGTGGTGCTGCGGGACGGCTCGAAGATCATCGGCTTCCTGCGCAGCTTCGATCAGTTCGCGAACATCGTGCTGGAGAACGCGTGCGAGCGTATCATCGTGGGAACATCATTCAGCGATATCCCCCTCGGTCTGTACATCGTGAGGGGCGAGAACGTGGTGCTCATGGGGGACATCGACGAGACCATCGAGACGGAGGGGCTCACCGAGGTGAGCAACGAGGAGATCAAGCgcgagagggaggcggagaaggcggccgaCAAGTTCAAGGGCGAGATGCTCAAGCGCATGGATTTCCTTGAGGACTGA
- a CDS encoding ero1-like protein precursor /fumarate reductase (Endoplasmic oxidoreductin 1-like protein): MCVASEVTAVTARAQTAKEWQVRGEVGDAACNVEEVETANEQQLHEILAELTNTTYFRLFPVDLSRKCKFWNKQKETDEDKHEPSCSAPAEEDPSNPFGGGSSNAFAPAEQAPTACSLDLASKDPGSMKWAPATTPVDRRITEQEHVAIAANDDGANDCADADLPEFWMDMCGYDAPPPGSEDHGALEYVNLQLNPERWTGYNGSHVWSAIYEENCLKQSGSVDDMCYEERVLYRLLSGMHASVNIHIALKAKTPKKGVVGREDWSADPARFAAHYGQHPERLRNLHFSFVVLLRALRKAAPTLGVMDLSLGQDKAEDARTGALMRRLLDTHILSSCSGVFGAFDESMLFRGGAGVNGEASSPVAELKSQFKGVFHNISEVMDCISCQKCKLHGKLQLLGLGTALKVLLLPEHLHATALSRSEVVALVNTVAKFSHAILAAPELAAAHSDASTRAATAAAPVPDLSSAGIMTASSDWTPATTRSLMDAAISAVAALASDGAIGAADEDALVDAAVAADPRVLILARHYGVGDPSKFAQHALRAVRSGPFVGYSSYTAVASSSVKSSQVDVVVVGGGLAGLTAALTALDRGGRVTLVEKEGYVGGNSQWASSGINGVDLTNATNPDTVETFESDCWRSSLGGGAGAATGATLGCDAVGQSRSKSNDDASKSDNSTPNKNDSCSALGGPSPESVEHIPTLAAGSVETLTWLRDRVGVDLSRVGQLGGHSHARTHRPASGMAGSTLVLALQKQCETYAKSGALTWRKKTRVDEITMDPATGAVSGVRWTTKDGTVGFDSAKSVVLATGGFANDREGPDSLLRKHAPDSTRFATTNTKGTTGDGHKLAFGVGAQGVDMANVQIHPTGFVDPNDPKASTKTLAAEILRGAGGLLLTRDGRRFADELGTRDYVSGRMLAEAKAEAAAGGLEVGEDVSLDFALVLNDAGAREADKHVPLYTQKGLLREFDTVEDLAAWLDDELRAKDMRGHHAADTVATVRATLAAYDAVAKSGGPDPETNKTFFHNAPFLVPSGKFYAGRVTPVVHYTMGGVRVDNLGRVVREGGDGSVIPGLYAAGELIGGVHGRNRLGGNALTECAVFGRIVGGDVPVASSSFVDAGGGAAPTAAAPARTARRDVTREELSRHKSEESCWVAVYGEVYDFTDFLDEHPAGAEAILKYGGTDGTAIFDSVHSRDMLDDFDAVGPLVD; this comes from the exons aTGTGCGTCGCCTCGGAGGTCACggccgtcaccgcccgcgcgcagaCGGCGAAGGAGTGGCAGGTGCGGGGCGAggtcggggacgccgcgtgcaacgtcgaggaggtggagacCGCGAACGAGCAGCAGCTGCACGAGATACTGGCGGAGCTGACCAACACCACGTACTTCAGGCTGTTCCCGGTCGACCTCAGCCGCAAGTGCAAGTTCTGGAACAAGCAAAag GAGACCGACGAGGACAAGCACGAACCCTCGTGCAGCgcacccgccgaggaggacccgTCGAAcccgttcggcggcggctcgtccaacgcgttcgcgcccgccgagcaGGCCCCCACCGCGTGCTCGCTGGACCTCGCGAGCAAAGATCCCGGATCGATGAagtgggcgccggcgacgacgccggtggaCCGGCGCATCACCGAGCAGGAgcacgtcgccatcgccgccaacgacgacggcgccaacgactgtgccgacgcggacctGCCCGAGTTCTGGATGGACATGTGCGGCtacgacgccccgccgcccgggtcCGAGGAccacggcgccctcgagTACGTCAACCTGCAGCTCAACCCGGAGCGATGGACCGGGTACAACGGCTCGCACGTCTGGTCCGCCATCTACGAGGAGAACTGTTTGAAGCAGAGCGGGAGCGTGGACGACATGTGCTACGAGGAGCGGGTGCTGTACAGGCTGCTATCCGGCATGCACGCCAGCGTCAACATCCACATCGCGCTCAAGGCTAAGACGCCGAAGAAGGGCGTGGTGGGGCGAGAGGATTGgtccgcggacccggcgaggttcgcggcgcaCTACGGGCAACACCCCGAGCGACTGCGCAACCTGCACTTCTCGTTCGTGGTGCTGCTCAGGGCGCTGCGCAAGGCTGCGCCCACGCTCGGCGTGATGGACCTGTCGCTGGGTCAGGacaaggcggaggacgctCGGACGGGCGCGCTGATGCGTCGGCTCCTCGACACGCACATCCTGTCCTCGTGCAGCGGGGTGTTCGGGGCGTTCGACGAGAGCATGCTGttccgcggtggcgcagggGTGAACGGGgaggcgagctcgccggtcGCCGAGCTAAAGTCGCAGTTCAAGGGTGTGTTTCACAACATATCCGAGGTGATGGACTGCATCTCGTGCCAGAAGTGCAAGCTCCACGGGAAGCTGCAGCTCCTCGGGCTGGGCACCGCGCTCAAGGTATTGCTCCTCCCGGAGCACCtgcacgccaccgcgctgtcGCGATCGGaagtcgtcgccctcgtcaaCACGGTGGCCAAGTTTTCCCACGCCATCCTCGCAgcccccgagctcgcggcggcgcactccgacgcgtcgacgcgagccgcgaccgccgcggctcccgtcccggacctctcctccgcgggcatCATGACGGCGTCATCGGActggacgccggcgacgacgagaagtttgatggacgcggcgatcagcgccgtcgccgcgctcgcctccgacggcgcgatcggcgccgcggacgaggatgccctcgttgacgccgccgtcgccgcggacccgagGGTGCTCATACTCGCCAGGCACTACGGCGTGGGGGACCCGTCCAAGTTTGCGCAACACGCGCTGCGGGCGGTGCGATCCGGCCCGTTCGTCGGGTACTCGTCGTACACAGCtgtggcgtcgtcgtccgtgaaGTCGTCACAAGTGGATGTTGTCGtggtgggcggcggcctcgcgggtctcaccgcggcgctcaccgcgctcgaccgcggcggccgggtgACTCTGGTGGAGAAGGAAGGGTACGTGGGGGGTAACTCGCAGTGGGCGTCGAGTGGGATCAACGGCGTCGACCTTACCAACGCCACCAACCCGGACACGGTGGAGACGTTCGAGTCGGACTGCTGGCGGAGCAgcctcgggggcggcgcgggagccgcgacgggcgccacGCTCGGGTGCGACGCAGTCGGTCAAAGTCGGTCAAagtcgaacgacgacgcgtcaaAGTCGGACAATTCGACGCCGAACAAAAACGATTCGTGCTCCGCCCTCGGGGGAccgtcgccggagagcgTGGAGCACATCCccacgctcgccgccgggtccgtggAGACGCTGACGTGGCTCCGCGACagggtcggcgtcgacctGTCGAGGGTCGGTCAGCTCGGCGGGCACTCGCACGCGCGGACGCACAGGCCCGCGTCCGGCATGGCGGGCTCTACCCTCGTGCTCGCGCTGCAGAAGCAGTGCGAGACGTACGCCAAGAGTGGGGCGCTGACGTGGCGCAAGAAGACGCGCGTGGATGAAATCACGATGgatccggcgacgggcgcggtgagcggGGTACGGTGGACCACAAAGGATGGAACCGTCGGATTCGACTCGGCCAAGTCGGTGGtgctcgcgacgggcgggttCGCGAACGACCGCGAGGGCCCGGACTCTTTGCTCCGCAAACACGCCCCGGACTCCACCAGGTTCGCCACCACAAACACCAAGGGAACCACCGGGGACGGGCACAAGCTCGCGTTCGGTGTGGGCGCCCAGGGCGTGGACATGGCCAACGTGCAGATCCACCCCACCGGCTTTGTCGACCCGAACGATCCGAAGGCGTCGACcaagacgctcgcggcggagattcttcgcggcgccggggggctGCTCCtcacccgcgacgggcgcaggttcgcggacgagctcgggaCCCGGGACTACGTCAGCGGGCGgatgctcgccgaggccaaggccgaggcggccgcgggcggtctcgaggttggcgaggacgtgTCGCTGGATTTCGCCCTCGTGCtcaacgacgcgggcgcgagggaggcggacaAGCACGTGCCGCTGTACACCCAGAAGGGCCTTTTACGCGAGTTCGACACCGTCGAGGACCTGGCGGCgtggctcgacgacgagctgcgcgccAAGGACATGAGAGGACACCACGCGGCGGacaccgtcgccaccgtccgagcgacgctcgcggcgtacgacgccgtcgccaaatCCGGCGGACCCGATCCGGAGACGAACAAGACGTTCTTCCACAACGCGCCCTTCCTGGTACCGTCGGGTAAGTTCTACGCCGGACGCGTCACCCCCGTGGTGCACTACACCATGGGAGGCGTCCGGGTGGATaacctcgggcgcgtcgtgcgcgaggggggcgacgggtcAGTCATCCCGGGGCTGTACGCGGCCGGGGAGTTGATCGGGGGCGTGCACGGGCGGAACCGGCTGGGCGGAAACGCGCTGACCGAGTGCGCGGTCTTCGGtcgcatcgtcggcggcgacgtgcccgtggcgtcgtcttcgttcgtcgacgcgggcggcggggcggcaccgacggcggcggcacccgcgcggacggccaGGAGGGACGTCACCCGAGAGGAGCTGTCGCGGCACAAGTCGGAGGAGAGCTGCTGGGTGGCGGTGTACGGCGAGGTTTACGATTTCACCGACTTTTTGGACGAGCATCCGGCGGGAGCTGAGGCTATCCTAAAGTACGGCGGAACCGACGGGACGGCGATATTCGACTCGGTACACAGCAGGGACATGCTGGACGacttcgacgccgtcggcccCCTCGTGGATTGA